The sequence TCGAGTGACTCGTTGGCCAGCTCAGGGAGGTTGCAATGCATATGCCATTATTTTTATCCGTACCATACCTGTCACGACGGTAAATCTATGCACGCGACGCGCAGTTAGCGTGGAGGCACACCACGCGTGAGCCAATCCCCCTGCATCTCGTCAAGCAATCCATTGACGCCGTCAACAAACTGACGCTGTGGTGACCGGAGAACTAAGTGGTGAGCGTGCAGAACACCAAGCGACCGTGGCCTGAGACCTACACTCGTCTCAGGCCACAATCTCAATGGTTATCGTTTGAGATTGACCAATTCTTGAAGAACTTCATCAGAAGTCGTGATGACTCTTGAGTTCGCTTGAAACCCTCGCTGCGCCGCGATCATGTCGATAAAACTTTCTCCCAGATCTACATTTGAGAGCTCAAGCGTATTAGCGAGAACTCGACCGAGGCCGGCCGATGTTGCTGCTCCGACCAGCGGTTGCCCGGAGGTTCCCGATTCAGCGAAGGTGTTTTTTCCGGTTCGCACCAGACCCAATGGGTCAGGGAATCGTGCCAACGCCAGCTGCGCTAAGGGCCGAACCTGCCCATTGGAGAATCTCCCATTAATCATCCCGTTGGTCTCCACGCTAAATGTCTGGAGCGCTCCGGCACCGAACCCGTTTTGAGATTGCTGAACTAATCCTGACGCTGCGCCGAATTGTGTTGAGAGGTCGGTACCGGCGCCTCCATCGGTCGTCACGCTCGTGCCGAAGTTGAAGGCGATGGCCTGGTTCGGGGTGGCCCCGATAAAATCGATTTGACCCTGCCCCACGGTCCCGCCGGCAGTTCCACCGGCAGTGCCGTCATCATAGCTCGTCATTACACTCTCAGTATCAAGAGCACCGGATGTCGTGAAGGTTAACGTACCTGATCCCAACCGCACGAGTCCCAACGAGGCGTTAACATTCGCTGCATTATAATTGGCGGTGACAATCTCATTCGTACTTCCCACCACATTATAGGTCCAGGTGTTCGCCGCCGTTTTTGTGAAGTAGCTGGTGAGAAGATGACTGTTCCCCACAGAATCATACACGGTGAGGGACGTCGAGAATTGAGCGGTCCCGGCTGGGTCTGCGAGCGAGAACGTGCCGGTCGTCGATTGTGAATTGAGGTTCGCGCCGATATCGACGGTCGTCGTCGGATTTGGCGGTGCAGTAGTTGTCGGAAGCGTCACCCCGCTGATACTGGCGGTAATCAGACCACTGGTGTTGACTTGATACCCCTGAAGCAAGAATCCGCTTGGGTCAACGATGCGGTTTTGGGCATCCAGATGAAACTGACCTGCCCGGGAATAGAAGGCCCCGCCGCTTGTATCACGGAGGATGAAGAATCCGTTACCGTCGATCGCCAAATCAAGCGCGTTACTCGTAGTACTCAGTGAGCCTTGACTAAAGTTCCCCTGGACGCCGTTGAGTGCGACACCCAACCCAGTCTGAATCGCTCCACCGGCTCCTCCGAGTGAAGAACTGATGAGGTCGGCAAACACAGAGCGACTGGATTTGAACCCGACTGTACTCAGATTCGCAATATTGTTCCCCACGACGGATAATGCGTTCCCGTTCGCATTGAGCCCGCTGACGCCCGTAAAAAGCGACGACAAAATTCCCATCGGTGCAGTCCTCCTCTTGTTTAGCGCAACTCAACGATCGCAGATGGATCAACGGCCAAATCACCCACAAGCAGCTTGGCTTGTCCCTCTTCCATACGGACCCCAGACACGGTGAGCGATGCACGCCCTTCCACCGGCACAGCCTTACCTTCAGCATCCACTGCCGAAATAAGATACCGATAGAGCCCTTTCGGCATCGCAATTCCATCCTGGTCCTTTCCATCCCATTCCGCTGCATGCACCCCTGCGAGTTGATCGCGATACTCGAGGCTCCGTACGACCTGACCTTGGTGATCCTGAATGCTGACAAGGACCTTCGTGGCATTCTTGTCCAGCGTATAGCCGAAGGTCGCAGTCCCATCCTCGAGTTGAACCAGCGGCTGCCCGATCGTGACCGTCCGACCAACCATGGGAAGCAGCGTGAATTGCAGAGACGCCGTTTGGGCATCGAGGCTCTGCTGAAGCAGCTGAGCCTGCTTCGCGCTTTGCTCGAGCTGGCTAAACTGTGCGAGTTGCGAGACGAACTCAGTGTTGTCGGTAGGGTTCAATGGATCTTGGTTTTTTAGCTGCGTGATGAGCAGTTTCAGAAAATCATCTTGCCCCAACGCGCGGGGCCCCGTTCGCTCAGGAGCGGGTGCAGCACCTGCAGAAGTAAGTTCTGATACATCAAGCATTTCCAGTATCCCCCTTGCAGCCTAGGCCACGACATTCAACAGGCCATGTCGTACGCCGCGCGCGTGGTCCTGTTGATCTGAATGAGACTCCCGTCCCAGTCCATGCGAACCCTGATTCCATGGCTGTCCATGCTCTTGAGACGAATTCTGCTGAAAAGAACGACCTCCGCTCTGGCGATCGATGTCGACACGGAACTGCCCCATGTCCAATCCGCTTGCTTGTAACGCCGCCTGAAGTCGATCCTGACTGTTGATGAAGAATTGTCCGACTTCGAGTCTATCGGAAGAGAAATGGGTATGGACAAGATCATTGGTCATCGCAATACGAATATTCACATGCCCGAGGTCCGGTTGATTCACATTCACGACGACCGATCGCATCGCAGGATTCCCGGCTGATTGAGCTGTTTCCTCTGCACGTGCACCAGACTGCACGTGAGTGACAAACGACGCTGGTACTGGAGTTCCAGGCGAGGAGGTCGTCTGGCTAGCCGTTCCAGCCACCACCGTTTCCGCTACTGATCCATTGGCGATAGGATGACTCACACCGAATGCTTGAGGGATTTGTGGTTCACCATTCTCCATCTGTCGCCCGTTATGACCGGACCATAACTCGCTCAACTGCGCAGATCCGTCACTGCCGGGCTGCTGTCTCTGAGAAAACGAATGCTGCATGCTCCCGCCAAGAGCGTCGTGGTCGCCAAGAACGGGCCTATGCTGGGCGGCCGGAAGGGGCGCAGAATGATCAACCGGGCTTCCATCATATTTTAGTGTCTCGTGCTTGGCTCCTAGAGCTTTTCCCTCCAATGGTGTCGTCCCGACGTGGGCTTGAACAACGTGGGGAATATCCAGACCTTCCAGGGAATGAGCTGAGCGAAGAAATGAATCTCTAGACGTAGATGAAGAATCACCATGATCGGGTGCTACCTTCTCACTCTCACTGACAACCTCCGCTGCCGCTCCCTCGACCCCGTGAACTTCTGGCCCGTCATTATTCGTCTGCAGTTCCCCCAGATTCGATTGCTGTGTTACCGGAGAATGCGATGCAACACCTGCACTATTCGTAAAGGATCGAACCCCAATAACATCAGGAGTTGTCGTGAACGATTCGGTCGATTCGGGCGAGATCAGCGGTTGCTGGGAATCTGTCTCCAGGTCCGTTACGTCGTTAAATGGGTGAGATTCGGTCTCGGTCTGGACTTCCTTCTGGTCAACTACCTGAGGCTCGGCTGGACTGGAAATTAGGGTGGATAACGGCGCAGTCCCTTGTTCCTGAGAACCAGACCCAACATCATTCCTTTGGGGTGAAGATTCACGGTTGGATTCCGCATCGTCGGTATTCTTATCATCATTGTTGTCGCTTCTCGTTCTCTCAGCTACCTGAGAGGAGGAGCCATAAGACCGCTCTGGTTGAGTCGATTCATTGAGCCCTTTGGTCTCTTTCGCACGGGAGCCATCATCGGCCTTATTCACTGGTCGCGCACCCTCTGCCTCGCGAATAGTGGCTTTACCCACCTCATCACGAACCGACCGAAGCATCGACGAAAAACCCTTCCGACTCCTGACTGACTTAGGAGGAGTTTCGTCTCGTACAGGTCGTACACCACCGTCTCTAGGAGCCCCAGAGAGAGTGGGGAATAAGTCTGTTGGTACAAAATCCACGTACGTCAGCCTCTTGATGATCCGGCTGGGGTAAATACAAGCTCTATGCCACACCATCGTCCTAAGAAAGCACTGATTATCGGGCAGTTGTGATGAGGGTTTAATAAATCAACGATGGAAACGGAAAAGTTTACAGCTCGGTAGGCAAAAGCGACCGGCAAACCAATAACGGATCCTTCGTTGCCTAATCACAGCGGCAATTCAAACTGCAGCGGGAATTTTTTGAGCGATCCGGTAGCTTGAACTGGCAATGTCAATTGCGCTGCCCGGCCTGGGCGAGGGCCACAGTTTAGCCGACGATTCCAGCTTTCGCTGGGCTGGCTTTCTGAGAGGACATCATTGCACAAACTCCCTCGCGACTGCATGACCAAGTAGAGATAATCGTCGGCTCCACCAGATCCGATGGCGACGATCATGACGTGAGGGCGTCCCACTTCCGTCTGCGGCGGGACTCGCCGCTTTCACGCCCGCCCTGTCGGTCGCGTGAAATGTTGAGTAAGATTCCGACGCCGAACAGATTGGCGAGCAAGGAGGATCCACCATAGCTCACAAACGGTAGGGTCAATCCCTTGGTCGGCAAGAGGCCGGTGACCACTCCAGCATTGATCAACGCTTGCGTACCAATCAACATGGTGATACCCATGGCAAGATAGCGGCCAAATGGAGTCCGTGCGCGCTCTGCAATCTGAAATCCCTTGAGGATGAGCAAGCAGTATAACAGCATGATCGTCACGCTGCCGATCAGCCCGAGCTCCTCCCCTATCACCGCCAAGATGAAATCGGTATGCGGCTCAGGCAAAAAAAACAACTTCTGCTGTCCCTTGCCAAGACCCACACCGAATATTCCGCCACTCCCGAAGGCCAAGACCGACTGCAGCACTTGATAGCTCGCATCGGAGGGATCCTGTACGCCGCGCCAGTATGCCACTATGCGGCCCCATTGATAACTTGATCTAAAAATCAATGCCGCCACGGCCAGCAGGATGCTCAATGATAAAAGTCCTAAGTGCTTGATGTGTGCTCCCCCGAGAAATAACAGCATCACCACGACCACGCTGAGTACGACCACCGTCCCCAAGTCCGGCTCTAAGAGCACCAACGTGCTGAGTACGCCAAGAACAATCAAAGGAGGCAGCAGCCCACGTGCAAAGTGGGTGAATTGGTCCTGCTTCTTGCTAATATAGGCAGCGAGATACATGACCATGACAAATTTGGTGAGTTCGACCGGCTGAATGTTGATTTCGCCGATATGCAGCCATCGACGTGCCCCCTTAGCGGCACTTCCGAGCGAAGGGATGAGCACCAGTATCAATAGCACCGTTGTCAGGAACAGCAGGGGGACAGACAGTGGTTTCCACAGAACGTAATCGGTCCTGGACACCACATGCATGACCAAAAGCCCGGCGCTCAACCAGATCAGTTGGCGTTTAAAAAAATACAACGAGTCGTTGTACTTGGCCGCCGCCACCACTCCACTTGCGCTGAACACCATCACCACGCCCACGAGAGCCAAAATGACCGAGACGCCCAAGAGCGCTGGGTCCACTGGCACGTATTTGGGCGCTCGCCCGGAGGCGAAGCCGCCAGGGCTAACTGAGCGTTGAAAACGCATTCTGTCCAACCGTGCAACCGTCCTTCGCGCTAGCGCGCTTTACAACTGCAGTGCCGTACCAAGGTCTTGAATGATACCCTGCTCCTTTGTCTAAAGAGGTGTGTGCACTTAAACCTAAACCCAGAACAGGGCAAAGCTTTTTAAGAGCGTTGACATCGAGTGCCGCGTTACTTTAACTATTCTAAGAGAAGACGAGCTGTTATTCTCAGGCTTGATGAAAGGAGCATTGCGTATTGCGACGTAGGACTCTTCCCCTGTAATTCCATGAGATCATTACAACCAAGCAGCGCCTCAGGCAGCTCGAACAAACCAATGCATAGTAACTTGACCTGCCTCAGACGCGAAGTCACCCACTCATGTAAAAAACCTCAAAACCTACAGCACCCTTTGATTGACTTATTGCACTAGCAATAACGCCTAACTTATTTCAACCGTGACAAAATCAACTCAGCCACTCTCCCCTCAACGTCGATGAAGGTTTCATCGCGAGGAGCACGCGTGTAGGGTTGAAAACGCACAGAAAAGACAATATTTTCCTTACGGACGAACAGCGCAGAAGACTCATAAGTCTCATCCCCTAGCCCTTCTATGAGCATTACCTTTTCGTCGTGAATGGGTTCTGCTACGACGTGCAACCACTCTTTAGCCTTGCTGATAGAGTTCTCTGACCAAAAAGTGACGACAATCATCATGACGTTTCTTTGAGTTCCGGTGTCCAGTTTCCGTGCTGGTGGAGCAATCCAAGAACACAGAGTCGAATTAGCCATATCGAAGAGTTTCTTGCCAGCATCACCTTTGGGATCATCTCTGAAATTCGCCCCAAGCTTGTGGTTGATGTCAGATACACGAATCAAGCTACATGGATCACGCGGCAGTAAAAGCGCGGCTAATACGGCTTCTTCCATTACGAGACTGTACACAACAATCCAGACAAGCAACGCATAAGGTTTGGTGAAATACTGTTGTAATAATCTCATAGAATTCATCCCCCTGTTCCAGCTCCAGCAGCGTCACCATTTCCCGATGGTCCTTCCCAGCCGCCACGTAGAGCCGGGGATGCCAAACAACGGCAACTCAGTTATCACCGGATTGGAGTAGCCAGACTTGAATCAAGATTCCTGCCAGGCCCACACCTCCAAATACAACCGCGACTTTCGCTAATACCACCCAAACAAAAGAGCCGATGTATTTATTGGCAGCACGCCATGCTCCTATTAACACCAGTGTTTCATACGCTGTATATATGAGCAATATGATAGCAAGCAATCCAATGGACGTAATAAGGTTCATTGCGAGGCCTACAGCAAATCCAACTGCCACTCCGTATAACCAGTAAGTCCTGGCTAAGCCGAATTCTCCAGTCACTAGCCTGCCAAAGAAGCCCCAAAGAAAAATGATACCGGTGCCTCCCCCTAGAATCCACCAGAAAGAAAAGCCAGACAGAATATCATAGGCTGATAATGAAGGTTCTGAAGAAAGACCTTCAGGAATAACCTTCAGGGTTCTAAGGTTATCAACCGCCGATTGATCAATGTATTCACCCCGCTGGTCACTTTCTGGTCCGACGCCTATGACATATCCTTTGGTTTCTATGTACAACCCAAACACATAGAGAAAATGATGTTTTATTGTGCTATAGCCAAAATACGCGTCTTCGAGGCCAGGGATTTCAACAGATTGAATCTTATGCAGCTCTTCGATAGTCCCCCATGGAATCGGAATCTTGACTTTTGCTTCCACATTACTCGAAATACCAAAGAGTAGGATCAAAACAATGACCAATGCCTTCATGGCTCGTCATCCTTTCTTGCCTTCGCTAGCAAACGTAGAAGTCCATCATGATATATCCTTGTCCAGTTTCTGGGGGATCACTTTCTTAAAGTAGAATCATTTGGCAGTATATTCTGGACGGAGAGGATCTACGGCTTGTCTTTGAGTCGCTTTTCAATCGCTTCGAGGCGAAGAAGAATTTTCCCTATAACCACATCAAGAGAGTCTAACCTCTGGGAAATGGCGATTTTCTCTGCTTCGTGTAGCTTCTCGAATCGACTGAGTATAAGTTTGATCTCTTCTTGTCTCACGTGGAGTTCATGCGCCTGATGCTGAACCTGTTCCAATTGTCCTCGTACCTGAGGCAGTTCCTGTTCGCGCAGAATAGAAATTTTCTTGTCCTGTTGGTCTATAGCTCTTGACAGCGTCAAAATATACTGCTTGTGTTCCTTAATCTCTGACTGCTTTACGACACATCCGGACAGAGTTGCGACACAAAGCAGCGGAAGAAGCCATACTGAACGGCTAATTATTCTTTCTGAACGCTGACTCATTGGCAAATCCATCCATTTCGGTAGTCAGTGCGTACGGGCTTGTTCACCTTTACGACGTGCTTCCTCTCGAACCGAAGGCTCTTCGGTTAAAGCCTGTCGTCGGGCCTCATTCATCGCATGTCGTGCGCGTTCCTTCTCTTCAAAGCTTCTGATTATGTCCGCAAATTCTTTTTCCACTTTATTCGTCACTGCCCCATTCATACGTAAAATTTTGACCACGTCCTCATGCCCGTTGCTAGCAGCGAGATGGAGCGGAGACAAGCCATCCTGATCCACCTGATTCACCGCAGCCCCCTTCGCCAAAAGCAGCTCGACCACGTCCCGATGCCCCTTCTCGGCAGCGACAAAGAGCGAAGACCAGCCCAACGTATCTTCTGTCAGGTTCACCGCAGCCCCTTTCGCCAAAAGCAGCTCGACCACGTCCCGATGCCCCCTCTCGCTAGCCAGAAGGAGCGGTGACCTGCCTTCCACGCCTGTCTGGTTCACCGCGGCCCCCTTCGCCAAAAGCAGCTCGACCACGTCCCGATGCCCCTCCCCGGCAGCGAGAAAGAGCGGAGCTTGGCCGAACTCATCCATCTGGTTCACCGCCGCCCCCTTCTCCAAGAGCAGCTTCACGACATCCAACTCTCCCTTTGCAGCAAACTTGCGTAGGTCTGACGCATTCTTCTCGCGCGCAAGCTCAGCGCGCTTGTCTGCATCCAATTTCAACCCAGAAAAGCGTTGTGATCGCACAGGGTTTTGGGGAACCTGAGAAGCACCCACTTGTTCAGGGGCAACAGGTTCGACTATCGCCCGCTGGTCTGTCTTCTTCTGTACGAAAGTCGGAGATGGAGACGAGCCCGAGCGCTTTTCCTCCTGGGCGCTTGCGGAGCTCGGTTGTGACACAGCAGGGTTCTGACGGTCATCACGCCCTTCCATGAACAGCGACAAAGTAAAGAGAGCAACACATATTGAAATTGCAGTACTGATATGTTGCCTTTGTGCATTCCACACTTTCTCCCAATATCCAGGCGCAGGGGATGGACCTGGTATAGGCGATTGGGGTGGTAATTGTGGCGTGACTGGCGTGGGCCTGACGGTCGACCCGTTGGACACCGGAGTTGATTGTGCTTGTGGAGCGCGTACTTGTGCGGTA is a genomic window of Candidatus Nitrospira kreftii containing:
- a CDS encoding putative peptidoglycan glycosyltransferase FtsW, with translation MPVDPALLGVSVILALVGVVMVFSASGVVAAAKYNDSLYFFKRQLIWLSAGLLVMHVVSRTDYVLWKPLSVPLLFLTTVLLILVLIPSLGSAAKGARRWLHIGEINIQPVELTKFVMVMYLAAYISKKQDQFTHFARGLLPPLIVLGVLSTLVLLEPDLGTVVVLSVVVVMLLFLGGAHIKHLGLLSLSILLAVAALIFRSSYQWGRIVAYWRGVQDPSDASYQVLQSVLAFGSGGIFGVGLGKGQQKLFFLPEPHTDFILAVIGEELGLIGSVTIMLLYCLLILKGFQIAERARTPFGRYLAMGITMLIGTQALINAGVVTGLLPTKGLTLPFVSYGGSSLLANLFGVGILLNISRDRQGGRESGESRRRRKWDALTS
- a CDS encoding Flagellar hook protein FlgE, whose amino-acid sequence is MGILSSLFTGVSGLNANGNALSVVGNNIANLSTVGFKSSRSVFADLISSSLGGAGGAIQTGLGVALNGVQGNFSQGSLSTTSNALDLAIDGNGFFILRDTSGGAFYSRAGQFHLDAQNRIVDPSGFLLQGYQVNTSGLITASISGVTLPTTTAPPNPTTTVDIGANLNSQSTTGTFSLADPAGTAQFSTSLTVYDSVGNSHLLTSYFTKTAANTWTYNVVGSTNEIVTANYNAANVNASLGLVRLGSGTLTFTTSGALDTESVMTSYDDGTAGGTAGGTVGQGQIDFIGATPNQAIAFNFGTSVTTDGGAGTDLSTQFGAASGLVQQSQNGFGAGALQTFSVETNGMINGRFSNGQVRPLAQLALARFPDPLGLVRTGKNTFAESGTSGQPLVGAATSAGLGRVLANTLELSNVDLGESFIDMIAAQRGFQANSRVITTSDEVLQELVNLKR
- a CDS encoding Basal-body rod modification protein FlgD, which produces MLDVSELTSAGAAPAPERTGPRALGQDDFLKLLITQLKNQDPLNPTDNTEFVSQLAQFSQLEQSAKQAQLLQQSLDAQTASLQFTLLPMVGRTVTIGQPLVQLEDGTATFGYTLDKNATKVLVSIQDHQGQVVRSLEYRDQLAGVHAAEWDGKDQDGIAMPKGLYRYLISAVDAEGKAVPVEGRASLTVSGVRMEEGQAKLLVGDLAVDPSAIVELR
- a CDS encoding hypothetical protein (conserved protein of unknown function) translates to MLRSVRDEVGKATIREAEGARPVNKADDGSRAKETKGLNESTQPERSYGSSSQVAERTRSDNNDDKNTDDAESNRESSPQRNDVGSGSQEQGTAPLSTLISSPAEPQVVDQKEVQTETESHPFNDVTDLETDSQQPLISPESTESFTTTPDVIGVRSFTNSAGVASHSPVTQQSNLGELQTNNDGPEVHGVEGAAAEVVSESEKVAPDHGDSSSTSRDSFLRSAHSLEGLDIPHVVQAHVGTTPLEGKALGAKHETLKYDGSPVDHSAPLPAAQHRPVLGDHDALGGSMQHSFSQRQQPGSDGSAQLSELWSGHNGRQMENGEPQIPQAFGVSHPIANGSVAETVVAGTASQTTSSPGTPVPASFVTHVQSGARAEETAQSAGNPAMRSVVVNVNQPDLGHVNIRIAMTNDLVHTHFSSDRLEVGQFFINSQDRLQAALQASGLDMGQFRVDIDRQSGGRSFQQNSSQEHGQPWNQGSHGLGRESHSDQQDHARGVRHGLLNVVA